One window from the genome of Halodesulfovibrio sp. MK-HDV encodes:
- a CDS encoding head completion/stabilization protein gives MTAFSGHTSTSSTVVIRNDGFWPDVTVAEFQAIYRLPQDYAEQLLVDHLKLGVVWTNRQLVEWKRDMIMRGCGSLSSVPEDEQGGALGDETAALLHYKRAVFTYSKALLLPQFATINRREAARNEARESEETTENFLAYAAQAIADFFRQRAC, from the coding sequence ATGACAGCATTCTCCGGACACACTTCTACATCTTCTACTGTTGTTATACGCAATGACGGTTTCTGGCCGGACGTTACCGTTGCCGAGTTTCAAGCAATCTATCGACTGCCGCAGGATTATGCAGAGCAGCTGTTGGTGGATCACCTGAAGCTAGGCGTTGTGTGGACGAATCGCCAGTTGGTTGAATGGAAGCGTGACATGATAATGCGTGGGTGTGGCTCCCTTTCCTCCGTTCCGGAGGATGAGCAGGGCGGCGCCTTGGGAGACGAAACAGCGGCGTTGCTACATTACAAGCGGGCTGTGTTTACGTACTCCAAGGCGCTGCTTCTACCTCAGTTTGCCACAATCAACCGCAGGGAAGCAGCCAGAAATGAAGCGCGGGAAAGCGAAGAGACAACGGAAAACTTTCTTGCCTATGCAGCACAAGCCATTGCCGATTTTTTTAGGCAGCGGGCGTGTTGA
- a CDS encoding phage major capsid protein, P2 family, producing MNTLTRQAFNALCKAYCEGYGVASVQEQFSLAPSVQQRLQDKIVEQSSFLPKINVIPVLELQGQNILGCVTGPVSGRTDTSVDGKERMPRDVLGLEPYEYQLHQVNSDVYMTYRTMDVWAKFPDFHDRYTSNVQAQIANDREIVGWYGTHAAKDTDLSKFPLMQDVLPGWVQYMRDRKPENIISQGATADEIRIGEGGDYENLDLAVNDMLQGIPKWKRKGLVVMVGDELIARERAALLIAVKGTPTEKNAMNTAMATLGGLPWETPSNFPGRGLVITNHKNLSIYFQDGKWRRHIKDKPEKDRVEDFNSRNEGYVVEDVEQLVAVEFDNVRLPNAAGTGWQ from the coding sequence TTGAATACATTAACAAGACAAGCCTTCAACGCCCTGTGCAAAGCCTACTGCGAAGGCTACGGCGTTGCTTCCGTGCAGGAGCAGTTCTCGCTTGCTCCTTCTGTTCAGCAAAGATTGCAGGATAAGATTGTAGAGCAATCCTCCTTCCTGCCGAAGATTAACGTTATCCCTGTGCTCGAGCTGCAGGGGCAGAATATTTTAGGCTGCGTTACCGGCCCTGTGTCCGGCAGAACCGACACAAGCGTTGACGGTAAAGAACGCATGCCGCGCGATGTGCTTGGTCTGGAACCATACGAGTACCAGCTGCACCAAGTGAACAGCGATGTGTACATGACCTACCGAACCATGGACGTGTGGGCGAAGTTCCCAGATTTTCACGATCGCTACACCAGCAACGTACAAGCGCAGATCGCAAACGATCGCGAAATTGTTGGCTGGTACGGTACACATGCCGCCAAGGATACCGATCTTTCAAAATTCCCGCTCATGCAGGATGTTCTCCCGGGCTGGGTGCAGTACATGCGCGACCGCAAGCCGGAAAACATTATCTCTCAAGGTGCAACAGCCGACGAGATCCGAATCGGTGAAGGCGGCGACTACGAGAACCTTGATCTTGCCGTTAACGACATGCTGCAGGGCATCCCGAAATGGAAGCGCAAAGGGTTAGTCGTAATGGTCGGTGACGAGCTGATTGCACGCGAACGCGCTGCATTGCTCATAGCCGTTAAAGGCACGCCAACAGAAAAGAACGCCATGAACACAGCCATGGCAACCTTAGGCGGTTTGCCGTGGGAGACTCCATCCAACTTCCCAGGGCGCGGGCTGGTAATCACCAATCACAAAAACCTCTCCATCTATTTCCAAGACGGCAAGTGGCGTCGGCACATCAAAGACAAGCCTGAAAAAGATCGCGTTGAAGATTTCAACAGTCGCAACGAGGGCTATGTCGTCGAAGATGTAGAACAGCTTGTTGCAGTTGAGTTTGACAACGTTCGTCTTCCGAATGCGGCAGGTACTGGTTGGCAGTAA
- the gpM gene encoding phage terminase small subunit yields the protein MSLMLTYQQKVRAQKERAKAGQPEPEKPDTLKVAPSGLIGNQQLGALLDKALEQDLKSLKGINSRERKADVKRTLVDKYAGYVERLRASSVKHELLGWYLVWLFDTGELDSAVTYALWCIEAGVALPERFNRTVEIFVADAILEWADAEYDAGRSVQPYFATVFNHADGVCCQPWDLPDEVTAKFYRQQGLNLARAEKFTAAVDVLEEALSLGAKVKTALADCRKRATRDVS from the coding sequence ATGAGTTTGATGCTCACATATCAGCAAAAAGTACGAGCGCAGAAAGAGCGTGCGAAGGCGGGGCAGCCTGAGCCGGAGAAGCCGGACACGCTGAAGGTTGCGCCTTCGGGCTTGATTGGGAATCAGCAACTTGGTGCTTTGTTGGACAAGGCGCTTGAGCAGGATTTGAAGAGCCTGAAGGGGATTAATTCTCGCGAACGCAAGGCAGATGTTAAGCGCACTTTGGTGGACAAGTACGCTGGGTATGTTGAGCGACTGCGTGCGAGTTCCGTTAAGCATGAGCTGCTTGGCTGGTATTTGGTTTGGCTGTTTGACACTGGCGAACTGGATTCTGCTGTTACGTATGCTTTGTGGTGCATTGAAGCGGGCGTTGCTTTGCCGGAGCGGTTTAATAGAACCGTTGAGATTTTTGTAGCGGATGCAATTTTAGAATGGGCAGATGCTGAATACGATGCAGGCCGTAGCGTGCAGCCGTATTTTGCAACGGTGTTTAACCATGCAGACGGTGTTTGCTGTCAGCCGTGGGATTTGCCGGACGAAGTGACCGCGAAGTTTTATCGACAGCAGGGGCTTAATCTTGCCCGTGCAGAAAAATTTACAGCAGCAGTGGACGTGCTGGAAGAGGCGCTTTCTCTGGGAGCCAAGGTCAAAACTGCCTTGGCAGATTGTAGGAAGCGCGCCACACGAGACGTAAGCTAG
- a CDS encoding GPO family capsid scaffolding protein: MLYTEFIKVAQSGATMDGREIAPQDLRDIAESYSPSTYEAVIWPEHERFFGNHGTVTAVEARENGELVELYAKFKPGWRFLEKNKEGQKLYSSIEIWDNFGKSGKAYLAGIAITDTPASLGTEQIRLFTAQRTKQSEQAGNFYTGVELPSFFAAAAQPDEQKPEAYSLFQRLGAALFGSNSTEPETQEESMTEEQFNQLLGALTDTKSAVDGLAGKFDSQQAAPEPEPEPAKAEPENNFSAQLEPLVSSMTKLSEQFGSMAQRMEGAAGGTNVPENANPASGNALI; the protein is encoded by the coding sequence ATGTTATACACAGAGTTTATCAAAGTTGCACAGTCCGGCGCCACTATGGACGGGCGCGAGATAGCGCCGCAGGATTTACGCGATATTGCGGAATCCTACAGCCCTAGCACGTACGAGGCCGTTATTTGGCCGGAGCACGAGCGCTTTTTTGGCAACCACGGAACCGTAACCGCAGTGGAAGCACGCGAGAACGGTGAGCTGGTGGAACTGTACGCCAAGTTTAAGCCAGGGTGGCGTTTTCTGGAGAAGAATAAGGAAGGGCAGAAGCTCTATTCTTCCATAGAAATCTGGGACAACTTTGGTAAATCCGGCAAGGCGTACCTTGCAGGTATTGCCATTACCGATACTCCTGCCTCGCTCGGAACCGAGCAGATTCGCCTGTTCACCGCACAGCGTACCAAGCAAAGCGAGCAAGCCGGTAATTTTTACACCGGTGTAGAGCTACCATCCTTTTTTGCTGCCGCAGCGCAGCCGGACGAACAAAAACCAGAAGCCTATTCTTTATTCCAGCGTCTGGGCGCTGCGCTGTTCGGCAGCAATTCTACAGAACCAGAAACACAAGAGGAAAGCATGACCGAAGAACAGTTTAATCAGCTGCTCGGTGCCTTAACCGATACCAAAAGTGCAGTTGATGGCTTGGCAGGTAAGTTTGACAGCCAGCAGGCCGCGCCGGAACCAGAGCCGGAACCCGCAAAAGCCGAGCCGGAGAACAATTTTTCCGCGCAGCTGGAGCCGCTTGTAAGCAGCATGACCAAGCTTTCCGAGCAGTTTGGCAGCATGGCGCAGCGTATGGAAGGCGCAGCCGGCGGAACCAATGTTCCGGAGAACGCTAACCCTGCCAGCGGCAACGCACTAATCTAG
- a CDS encoding virion morphogenesis protein yields MANNSALKFSVDRKSLLSFKEQLGILAMPPREQRKIIMTMARAVRKQAMLNIRQQRTVEGLPMAPRKDARNKRRLLRGLAKAKVGKSKGLTVYGRGSDSAEVTYENKIAGQIANRHQKGIPEPWSKKKAEKVYGRPDYNKPATRAQAKSLIDAGYRVRVKRKRGKGTLLKRVSVKWIREHMTLGQAGRILRFMRGTGLSKARWDVETPARPFLGATPDDAKEMLQDLARQTIEKLKK; encoded by the coding sequence ATGGCGAACAATAGTGCGCTAAAATTTTCTGTAGATAGAAAATCTCTTCTTAGCTTTAAAGAGCAGCTGGGTATTTTAGCCATGCCGCCACGAGAGCAGCGCAAAATTATTATGACCATGGCGCGTGCTGTGCGTAAGCAGGCCATGTTGAATATTCGGCAGCAGCGTACAGTTGAAGGTTTGCCAATGGCACCGCGTAAGGATGCACGCAATAAGCGGCGTTTGCTGCGGGGGCTGGCAAAAGCCAAGGTTGGTAAGAGCAAAGGTTTAACCGTTTACGGGCGCGGGTCTGATTCTGCGGAAGTTACTTACGAGAACAAAATTGCTGGGCAGATTGCCAACAGGCACCAGAAGGGTATTCCCGAACCTTGGAGCAAGAAAAAGGCTGAAAAAGTGTACGGGCGGCCAGATTACAACAAACCTGCTACCCGTGCTCAAGCCAAGTCTCTTATTGATGCCGGATATCGTGTGCGGGTGAAGCGAAAACGCGGCAAGGGGACACTGCTAAAGCGTGTTTCCGTAAAGTGGATTCGTGAACATATGACGCTAGGACAGGCCGGACGGATACTGCGATTTATGCGCGGTACAGGGCTTAGCAAAGCACGATGGGATGTAGAGACGCCCGCGCGACCTTTCCTTGGTGCAACGCCAGACGATGCAAAAGAAATGTTACAAGACTTGGCTCGCCAGACCATAGAAAAACTCAAGAAATAA
- a CDS encoding phage tail protein translates to MKKLTALTSFLLQAANLTKEQVLSVADRGETIPTGRDLGHGVELGVFKYDALIQVEAFNGSSSELLLLVMSWLHDHDKDRDHVGLADPEVDASLNDDFTADVDLAIEFEEPLQMVPDEQGPILFNGRKWRVADVPVDVAEELAGMDGKAHGEQ, encoded by the coding sequence ATGAAGAAGCTTACAGCGCTCACCTCCTTTTTACTGCAAGCAGCGAACTTGACCAAAGAGCAAGTGCTGAGTGTGGCAGACAGGGGCGAGACAATCCCCACTGGTCGCGATTTGGGGCACGGTGTGGAGCTTGGCGTGTTTAAGTATGACGCGCTTATTCAGGTGGAAGCGTTTAACGGGAGCAGTAGCGAATTGCTGCTTTTAGTTATGAGCTGGCTGCATGACCACGACAAAGACCGTGACCATGTTGGACTCGCTGATCCGGAAGTAGATGCAAGTCTGAATGACGATTTTACCGCTGACGTTGATCTAGCCATAGAGTTTGAAGAACCGTTGCAGATGGTGCCGGATGAGCAAGGGCCTATTCTGTTTAATGGCAGAAAATGGCGTGTGGCAGATGTGCCAGTTGATGTGGCTGAAGAGCTAGCCGGTATGGACGGTAAGGCGCATGGCGAACAATAG